A genomic segment from Candidatus Hydrogenedentota bacterium encodes:
- a CDS encoding FAD-dependent oxidoreductase has product MTAKLRVVIVGGVAAGPKVASKIIRLQPEAEVTILEKGKFLSYAGCGLPYYVSGVVKEQAELMSTPAGAVRDPVFFQKVKNVVVHNGTEAVEIDRENKRIRARNLASGEETWLEYDYLVLATGATPVKPPVPGIELENVFTLHGVNDAEGIRHLLSKDKAQDVVVIGGGLIGVEVTEALVEKGCRVTMVELADQILGMLDWEMAQLVEQHMESRGVKVMTNTTATLLEGEGGKVKRVVTNQGVLPVDMVIMGIGVRPNVALAKQAGLEIGRTGAIKVDDHLRTSDPNVFAVGDCAENVDLITGEPSYVPLGSTANKHGRVAAINICGGQDTYPGILGSAVCKVFDFCVGRTGLTERQARAGGFDVITVHSPAPDRAHYMPTVRPLMMKLVVERTSRKLLGLQAVGPGAGDKRVDIAAMAITAGMTVDQLAKVDLCYAPPYSPAMDNIITAADIARNKLSGAMNGITAREVHELMQKKDAAVFLDVRSPGEFEQVRLPGSLNIPLGALRGRLHELDKDKPIVAFCKISLRGYEAGLILKHAGFKDVRVLDGGIAMWPYEKVQ; this is encoded by the coding sequence TTCCTGTCCTATGCGGGCTGCGGGCTGCCGTACTACGTTTCGGGCGTAGTGAAAGAACAGGCGGAACTGATGTCGACGCCGGCGGGCGCGGTGCGCGACCCCGTGTTCTTCCAGAAGGTCAAGAATGTGGTTGTGCACAACGGCACGGAGGCCGTTGAGATTGACCGTGAAAACAAGCGCATACGCGCGCGGAACCTGGCTTCGGGCGAAGAGACGTGGCTCGAATACGACTACCTGGTGTTGGCGACCGGCGCGACTCCGGTGAAGCCGCCCGTTCCGGGGATCGAGCTTGAAAACGTATTCACCCTTCACGGGGTAAACGATGCCGAGGGCATCCGCCATCTGCTGAGCAAAGACAAGGCGCAGGACGTGGTGGTGATCGGCGGCGGGCTCATCGGGGTCGAAGTGACGGAGGCCCTGGTCGAGAAAGGTTGCCGGGTGACCATGGTCGAGCTGGCCGATCAGATCCTCGGGATGCTCGATTGGGAGATGGCGCAGCTGGTCGAGCAGCACATGGAATCGCGAGGCGTCAAGGTCATGACGAACACGACAGCAACGTTGCTGGAGGGCGAAGGCGGCAAGGTCAAGCGCGTCGTGACCAACCAGGGCGTGCTCCCGGTGGACATGGTGATCATGGGGATTGGCGTTCGGCCCAACGTGGCGCTGGCAAAACAGGCGGGGCTCGAGATCGGCAGGACGGGCGCGATCAAAGTGGATGACCATCTGCGGACGTCCGACCCGAACGTGTTCGCGGTTGGCGACTGCGCGGAGAACGTCGACCTGATAACGGGGGAGCCGTCGTATGTGCCGCTGGGTTCGACTGCGAACAAGCACGGCCGGGTGGCGGCGATCAACATCTGCGGCGGCCAGGACACGTATCCGGGGATTCTGGGGAGCGCGGTCTGCAAGGTGTTTGATTTCTGCGTGGGGCGGACGGGGCTCACGGAACGGCAGGCCCGCGCGGGCGGGTTCGACGTGATCACGGTCCATTCGCCGGCGCCGGACAGGGCGCACTACATGCCCACGGTGAGACCGTTGATGATGAAACTGGTGGTGGAGCGTACGAGCCGGAAACTGCTCGGATTGCAGGCGGTGGGCCCCGGCGCAGGCGACAAACGCGTGGACATCGCGGCGATGGCCATCACCGCGGGGATGACCGTGGACCAGCTCGCAAAGGTGGATCTATGCTACGCGCCGCCTTATTCGCCGGCCATGGACAACATCATCACCGCGGCGGACATCGCGCGGAACAAGCTGTCCGGCGCGATGAACGGCATCACCGCCCGGGAAGTGCACGAACTCATGCAGAAGAAGGATGCGGCCGTGTTCCTGGACGTGCGGTCGCCGGGCGAATTCGAGCAGGTGCGGCTGCCGGGATCGCTCAACATCCCGTTGGGCGCGTTGCGCGGCCGTTTGCACGAGCTGGACAAGGACAAGCCGATCGTCGCGTTCTGCAAGATCTCGCTGCGCGGATACGAAGCGGGCCTGATTCTCAAACACGCGGGATTCAAGGATGTGCGGGTGCTTGACGGCGGCATCGCCATGTGGCCGTATGAGAAGGTGCAGTAG